Proteins encoded in a region of the Planococcus citri chromosome 1, ihPlaCitr1.1, whole genome shotgun sequence genome:
- the LOC135833228 gene encoding uncharacterized protein LOC135833228, which produces MNVLNDLVKIVNQIRGKENLFGYQSTTANQFHLTFCFMGEIYRSPVFHKHTKLVWFVWQLCGLIVAVSQMVLCLIYRDKKDAAALLYSMFAFMYVLYTHIVMPYISVIRHSSNLHDVIRIADRIITKRKVRTHEPSKKMNLGKLLVLIFLFNLVTLSFYIVLSSLSVILFYEEEKVKNYIYYDVFIPKLDKYGSLSFFLISNNVINLIAISVLVCTPMAPFIFVFLSVIFRNEMQQIINDLNSLSANTDMTIETYKNVEPKFKHILTKCTRDFQVVCKMFECFRGFYEDMAAIILPTVLYVGVTHAFLFVSPGTSTTVRLREITVFFATVQLVYMLCWTGEMVTESAQAVSFAVYSTPWYWSTSFRKDVYILLCQTQRPITVVALGTYPLSLATFLRFMNIIQSSVNVLRQITS; this is translated from the exons ATGAATGTGCTGAACGATCTCGTGAAAATCGTGAACCAAATTCGTGGCAAAGAAAATCTTTTCGGATATCAGTCAACAACGGCGAACCAATTCCATCTAACTTTTTGTTTCATGGGAGAAATCTATCGAAGTCCTGTCTTTCATAAACATACCAAACTTGTCTGGTTTGTATGGCAACTTTGTGGACTAATTGTGGCTGTTTCTCAGATGGTGCTGTGTTTGATATACCGAGATAAAAAGGATGCTGCCGCGTTGTTATACAGCATGTTTGCTTTCATGTATGTTTTATATACACACATTGTAATGCCTTACATCTCAGTAATTCGACACAGCAGCAATTTACACGATGTGATTCGAATAGCCGATCGTATTATCACGAAAAGAAAAGTAAGAACACACGAAccaagcaaaaaaatgaatttaggaAAACTACTagtgcttatttttttattcaatttagttACTCTTTCGTTTTATATTGTACTTAGTTCACTGAGTGTGATACTATTTTATGAAgaggaaaaagtaaaaaactatATCTACTACGACGTTTTTATTCCTAAACTAGATAAATATGGAtctttgtcattttttcttatttctaaTAACGTTATAAATTTAATTGCTATTTCTGTATTAGTATGCACTCCCATGGCACCATTTATTTTCGTATTTCTGTCTGTTATATTTCGTAATGAAATGCAACAAATTATCAATGACCTCAACTCACTTAGTGCAAATACTGACATGACTATTGAAacttataaaaatgttgaaccgAAATTCAAACACATTCTTACAAAGTGTACACGCGACTTCCAGGTTGTTTGCAA AATGTTTGAATGTTTTCGAGGTTTCTATGAAGATATGGCTGCTATCATATTACCAACTGTGCTTTACGTTGGGGTCACACATGCTTTTCTCTTTGTATCG CCCGGTACCTCAACCACGGTCAGGCTGAGAGAAATAACTGTGTTCTTTGCAACTGTTCAACTGGTGTACATGTTATGTTGGACAGGAGAAATGGTGACTGAATCG GCACAAGCGGTATCTTTTGCTGTGTATTCTACTCCATGGTATTGGTCAACATCATTCCGTAAAGATGTTTACATACTTCTGTGCCAAACTCAAAGACCGATTACTGTAGTAGCACTAGGAACTTATCCTCTTTCATTGGCGACCTTCTTGCGTTTTATGAATATTATACAATCATCTGTGAATGTTTTAAGACAGATCACCTCATAA
- the LOC135833229 gene encoding vesicular glutamate transporter 3-like isoform X1 → MNVEIDTMCQQHILMKQLTAAEDTTLLKITPKSKEDTTSNLQEETPLTSSQLQRKSPETLDAPSVWFSKRFFILILLFFGHIMMAVVGQVTNIAIIEMVSKNSHSTNDSNNFISQDVQPPRYQWNSMTVSLVLNMFAYGSLFIPLGGIISQKFGGSTTLGVTMMLSGVALIFSPYSLYVNFYVFLALRGLLGFFQGFSIASCATIFANWIPKPERSTCVSLVMNGFYIGNGLTFISCGYLMHRWGWSMAFYSTGTLCFIWSLLWLIFVPNDPADDKRISRRELLYIKKETGNVSPSNTGNPYKAILLTSSFWALTLCNFAYGWTNAFTVGYSPSFIKDAVQMDVNLVGYISSIPNLANIFTIPLAGILMSHWQKKSKLRDSQIHKIILCVGFLISSTLFTLIVIANNFVLSMICLVLINGMISYSRILCELIKVSMAPHHTSLISGMVLFGQTFGIIMVQNFVGYMVQNHIVKEWYVCFLWSSGILVFVASVYIIFGSSEPQSWSVNVPQEANVNLRNQNKQLLK, encoded by the exons atgaatgttgaaattgataCAATGTGCCAACAACACATTCTAATGAAGCAGCTCACAGCAGCTGAAGACACGACGTTGTTGAAGATTACTCCCAAAAGCAAAGAAGATACTACGAGTAATTTACAAGAGGAAACGCCCCTCACGTCATCGCAACTTCAAAG GAAATCTCCAGAAACTTTAGATGCACCTTCTGTATGGTTCTCCAAACGATTCTTCATACtgattttactattttttggtCACATTATGATGGCAGTAGTGGGCCAAGTAACCAATATAGCGATAATTGAGATGGTATCGAAGAACTCGCATTCGACTAATGATTCGAATAATTTCATATCACAAGACGTACAG CCCCCAAGATACCAATGGAACTCGATGACCGTTAGTCTGGTTCTAAATATGTTCGCATATGGTTCTTTATTCATTCCATTAGGCGGAATCATATCGCAAAAATTTGGAGGCTCGACAACGTTAGGTGTAACAATGATGCTGAGTGGAGTGGCactgattttttcaccatacaGTCTCTATGttaatttttacgttttcttGGCACTTCGAGGATTGCTGGGATTTTTTCAG GGTTTCAGCATCGCCAGCTGTGCCACAATTTTCGCTAATTGGATCCCAAAACCAGAAAGATCCACGTGCGTGTCGTTGGTTATGAATGGTTTCTATATTGGAAATGGCTTGACCTTTATTTCATGTGGTTATCTCATGCATCGCTGGGGATGGTCGATGGCTTTCTATAGCacag GTACCCTATGTTTTATTTGGTCCCTGCTTTGGTTGATATTCGTTCCAAATGATCCAGCCGACGATAAAAGAATATCTCGTAGAGAACTCTtgtacataaaaaaagaaactggGAACGTTTCTCCCTCAAAT ACCGGCAATCCATATAAAGCAATTTTACTCACATCTTCATTCTGGGCATTGACCTTATGCAATTTCGCTTATGGTTGGACTAACGCATTCACGGTAGGGTACAGCCCTTCATTCATTAAAG atgCAGTGCAAATGGATGTGAATTTAGTAGGGTATATTTCATCGATTCCTAATTTAGCCAACATTTTTACAATACCACTCGCAGGAATATTAATGAGTCATTGGCAAAAGAAGAGCAAATTAAGAGATTCTCag ATTCACAAAATAATTCTTTGCGTCGGGTTTCTAATTTCTTCGACTCTTTTCACATTAATTGTGATCGCAAATAATTTTGTCTTATCAATGATTTGCCTTGTATTGATCAATGGAATGATTTCATATAGTCGTATTCTTTGCGA ATTAATCAAAGTCAGCATGGCTCCTCATCACACGAGTCTAATTTCTGGAATGGTTCTATTCGGGCAAACCTTCGGTATCATAATGGTGCAAAACTTCGTGGGATACATGGTTCAGAACCAC ATCGTGAAGGAATGGTACGTTTGTTTCCTGTGGTCATCAGGGATTTTAGTATTCGTTGCATCGGTGTATATAATATTCGGTTCGAGCGAACCGCAATCATGGTCCGTGAATGTTCCTCAAGAAGCGAATGTGAATTTACGCAATCAAAATAAAcaacttttaaaatga
- the LOC135833229 gene encoding vesicular glutamate transporter 2.2-like isoform X3, producing the protein MNVEIDTMCQQHILMKQLTAAEDTTLLKITPKSKEDTTSNLQEETPLTSSQLQRKSPETLDAPSVWFSKRFFILILLFFGHIMMAVVGQVTNIAIIEMVSKNSHSTNDSNNFISQDVQGFSIASCATIFANWIPKPERSTCVSLVMNGFYIGNGLTFISCGYLMHRWGWSMAFYSTGTLCFIWSLLWLIFVPNDPADDKRISRRELLYIKKETGNVSPSNTGNPYKAILLTSSFWALTLCNFAYGWTNAFTVGYSPSFIKDAVQMDVNLVGYISSIPNLANIFTIPLAGILMSHWQKKSKLRDSQIHKIILCVGFLISSTLFTLIVIANNFVLSMICLVLINGMISYSRILCELIKVSMAPHHTSLISGMVLFGQTFGIIMVQNFVGYMVQNHIVKEWYVCFLWSSGILVFVASVYIIFGSSEPQSWSVNVPQEANVNLRNQNKQLLK; encoded by the exons atgaatgttgaaattgataCAATGTGCCAACAACACATTCTAATGAAGCAGCTCACAGCAGCTGAAGACACGACGTTGTTGAAGATTACTCCCAAAAGCAAAGAAGATACTACGAGTAATTTACAAGAGGAAACGCCCCTCACGTCATCGCAACTTCAAAG GAAATCTCCAGAAACTTTAGATGCACCTTCTGTATGGTTCTCCAAACGATTCTTCATACtgattttactattttttggtCACATTATGATGGCAGTAGTGGGCCAAGTAACCAATATAGCGATAATTGAGATGGTATCGAAGAACTCGCATTCGACTAATGATTCGAATAATTTCATATCACAAGACGTACAG GGTTTCAGCATCGCCAGCTGTGCCACAATTTTCGCTAATTGGATCCCAAAACCAGAAAGATCCACGTGCGTGTCGTTGGTTATGAATGGTTTCTATATTGGAAATGGCTTGACCTTTATTTCATGTGGTTATCTCATGCATCGCTGGGGATGGTCGATGGCTTTCTATAGCacag GTACCCTATGTTTTATTTGGTCCCTGCTTTGGTTGATATTCGTTCCAAATGATCCAGCCGACGATAAAAGAATATCTCGTAGAGAACTCTtgtacataaaaaaagaaactggGAACGTTTCTCCCTCAAAT ACCGGCAATCCATATAAAGCAATTTTACTCACATCTTCATTCTGGGCATTGACCTTATGCAATTTCGCTTATGGTTGGACTAACGCATTCACGGTAGGGTACAGCCCTTCATTCATTAAAG atgCAGTGCAAATGGATGTGAATTTAGTAGGGTATATTTCATCGATTCCTAATTTAGCCAACATTTTTACAATACCACTCGCAGGAATATTAATGAGTCATTGGCAAAAGAAGAGCAAATTAAGAGATTCTCag ATTCACAAAATAATTCTTTGCGTCGGGTTTCTAATTTCTTCGACTCTTTTCACATTAATTGTGATCGCAAATAATTTTGTCTTATCAATGATTTGCCTTGTATTGATCAATGGAATGATTTCATATAGTCGTATTCTTTGCGA ATTAATCAAAGTCAGCATGGCTCCTCATCACACGAGTCTAATTTCTGGAATGGTTCTATTCGGGCAAACCTTCGGTATCATAATGGTGCAAAACTTCGTGGGATACATGGTTCAGAACCAC ATCGTGAAGGAATGGTACGTTTGTTTCCTGTGGTCATCAGGGATTTTAGTATTCGTTGCATCGGTGTATATAATATTCGGTTCGAGCGAACCGCAATCATGGTCCGTGAATGTTCCTCAAGAAGCGAATGTGAATTTACGCAATCAAAATAAAcaacttttaaaatga
- the LOC135833229 gene encoding vesicular glutamate transporter 3-like isoform X2, with translation MNVEIDTMCQQHILMKQLTAAEDTTLLKITPKSKEDTTSNLQEETPLTSSQLQRKSPETLDAPSVWFSKRFFILILLFFGHIMMAVVGQVTNIAIIEMVSKNSHSTNDSNNFISQDVQPPRYQWNSMTVSLVLNMFAYGSLFIPLGGIISQKFGGSTTLGVTMMLSGVALIFSPYSLYVNFYVFLALRGLLGFFQGFSIASCATIFANWIPKPERSTCVSLVMNGFYIGNGLTFISCGYLMHRWGWSMAFYSTGTLCFIWSLLWLIFVPNDPADDKRISRRELLYIKKETGNVSPSNTGNPYKAILLTSSFWALTLCNFAYGWTNAFTVGYSPSFIKDAVQMDVNLVGYISSIPNLANIFTIPLAGILMSHWQKKSKLRDSQIHKIILCVGFLISSTLFTLIVIANNFVLSMICLVLINGMISYSRILCEYHTFIQLGLKRVRHHHIRTLLKK, from the exons atgaatgttgaaattgataCAATGTGCCAACAACACATTCTAATGAAGCAGCTCACAGCAGCTGAAGACACGACGTTGTTGAAGATTACTCCCAAAAGCAAAGAAGATACTACGAGTAATTTACAAGAGGAAACGCCCCTCACGTCATCGCAACTTCAAAG GAAATCTCCAGAAACTTTAGATGCACCTTCTGTATGGTTCTCCAAACGATTCTTCATACtgattttactattttttggtCACATTATGATGGCAGTAGTGGGCCAAGTAACCAATATAGCGATAATTGAGATGGTATCGAAGAACTCGCATTCGACTAATGATTCGAATAATTTCATATCACAAGACGTACAG CCCCCAAGATACCAATGGAACTCGATGACCGTTAGTCTGGTTCTAAATATGTTCGCATATGGTTCTTTATTCATTCCATTAGGCGGAATCATATCGCAAAAATTTGGAGGCTCGACAACGTTAGGTGTAACAATGATGCTGAGTGGAGTGGCactgattttttcaccatacaGTCTCTATGttaatttttacgttttcttGGCACTTCGAGGATTGCTGGGATTTTTTCAG GGTTTCAGCATCGCCAGCTGTGCCACAATTTTCGCTAATTGGATCCCAAAACCAGAAAGATCCACGTGCGTGTCGTTGGTTATGAATGGTTTCTATATTGGAAATGGCTTGACCTTTATTTCATGTGGTTATCTCATGCATCGCTGGGGATGGTCGATGGCTTTCTATAGCacag GTACCCTATGTTTTATTTGGTCCCTGCTTTGGTTGATATTCGTTCCAAATGATCCAGCCGACGATAAAAGAATATCTCGTAGAGAACTCTtgtacataaaaaaagaaactggGAACGTTTCTCCCTCAAAT ACCGGCAATCCATATAAAGCAATTTTACTCACATCTTCATTCTGGGCATTGACCTTATGCAATTTCGCTTATGGTTGGACTAACGCATTCACGGTAGGGTACAGCCCTTCATTCATTAAAG atgCAGTGCAAATGGATGTGAATTTAGTAGGGTATATTTCATCGATTCCTAATTTAGCCAACATTTTTACAATACCACTCGCAGGAATATTAATGAGTCATTGGCAAAAGAAGAGCAAATTAAGAGATTCTCag ATTCACAAAATAATTCTTTGCGTCGGGTTTCTAATTTCTTCGACTCTTTTCACATTAATTGTGATCGCAAATAATTTTGTCTTATCAATGATTTGCCTTGTATTGATCAATGGAATGATTTCATATAGTCGTATTCTTTGCGA GTATCATACATTTATCCAATTAGGACTTAAGAGAGTAAGACATCACCATATACGTACcttgttaaaaaaataa
- the LOC135833230 gene encoding UDP-N-acetylmuramoyl-tripeptide--D-alanyl-D-alanine ligase-like: protein MSSQFHFVVCISLVAAPIHGFVKSLENDYQKTKENNPSKVEALHSPATFQWNEKHAEIATNGTKTGNWSSTRISIDSKNIKKGDLFVALKGRHFDGHDFLNEAFAKGAVAAIVSEPKNTNYPLVIVEDTLQALQHMASFCIKHILLDTKIIAVTGSVGKTTTKDMLHSTLSQFGVSHTNRGNFNNHIGLPLTILSAPRNCQYLVLEMGMSEKGEIQRLSDISKPDIAVITNIEHAHSANFHSLFDIARAKLEILYGIKPNGTIILNKDNQYYDYLSSQSYKSGFNVMSFGKHQNTCTIQLLNTTRNGTGLNFKVKLPNNKITNLYLKVFGEHFVYSALATIAVLEALKLELPQNVFEAFKIPNGRGNMHSIQYGDEHILLIDDSYNANPASMKAAIKSLDMHSDGRKVAILGDMLELGNERVKFHTELYDCVTKTNVDKVHTVGELMLELHNLLPEAKKGSHFNSSHQVVSNLSDIIQNNDIILVKGSRGMKMELIVKAILSV from the exons ATGTCTTCACAATTTCATTTCGTTGTTTGCATTTCATTAG TTGCTGCACCGATACATGGATTCGTAAAGTCCTTGGAAAATGATTATCAAAAGACCAAAGAAAATAACCCAAGCAAAGTAGAAGCTTTGCACAGCCCAGCTACGTTTCAATGGAACGAAAAACATGCTGAAATCGCCACAAATGGTACAAAGACAGGCAACTGGAGCAGTACAAGAATTTCAATAgattccaaaaacataaaaaaaggTGATTTATTCGTAGCCCTCAAAGGAAGACATTTCGAtggtcatgattttttaaacgaaGCATTCGCCAAAGGAGCTGTCGCCGCTATAGTCAGTGAACCCAAGAACACAAATTATCCTCTAGTTATTGTGGAAGACACACTACAAGCCTTACAGCATATGGCATCTTTCTGTATCAAACATATTCTCCTCGATACTAAAATTATCGCAGTTACTGGCAGTGTAGGAAAAACGACGACGAAAGATATGCTCCATTCAACATTATCACAATTCGGCGTATCTCATACAAATCGAGGTAATTTTAATAATCATATAGGATTACCTCTCACAATCCTTTCAGCTCCACGAAATTGCCAATACTTGGTTCTCGAGATGGGAATGAGTGAAAAAGGTGAAATACAAAGATTATCTGATATCAGCAAACCAGATATTGCAGTTATCACAAATATTGAACATGCTCATTccgcaaattttcattcattatttgATATAGCGAGAGCAAAATTGGAAATACTGTATGGTATAAAACCTAACGGTACCATCATATTAAATAAAGACAACCAATACTACGATTATTTATCCTCGCAATCCTATAAAAGTGGATTCAACGTAATGAGCTTCGGTAAACATCAAAATACCTGCACCATTCAGTTGCTAAATACAACAAGAAATGGTACCGGATTAAATTTCAAAGTGAAGTTACccaataataaaattacaaatttatatCTCAAAGTTTTTGGAGAGCATTTTGTGTACTCTGCATTGGCCACTATTGCAGTTTTAGAAGCTTTGAAACTCGAATTACCTCAAAACGTATTTGAGGCTTTCAAGATACCAAATGGAAGAGGAAATATGCACAGCATTCAGTACGGAGATGAACATATTTTGCTGATTGATGATTCTTATAATGCGAATCCTGCCTCGATGAAAGCTGCTATAAAATCTTTAGACATGCATTCTGATGGAAGAAAAGTTGCAATACTTGGTGACATGTTGGAATTGGGCAATGAAAGAGTAAAGTTTCATACAGAGTTATATGACTGTGTAACGAAGACTAATGTGGATAAAGTTCATACAGTCGGCGAACTGATGTTGGAGCTACATAATTTATTACCAGAGGCAAAGAAAGGCTCGCATTTCAATAGTTCTCATCAAGTAGTGAGTAATTTGAGCGacattattcaaaataatgacATAATTCTAGTCAAAGGTTCTCGAGGAATGAAAATGGAGCTCATAGTGAAGGCAATTTTATCTGTATGA
- the LOC135833231 gene encoding odorant receptor Or2-like, whose protein sequence is MNVVNDLVKIMNQIRGKENIFGYKSTIANQFYLAYCFMGGIYVSKKFHRHTKLVWFSWTLSMVLLCLFQFVSYFLYGDKKDIAALLYAVFVFVVTFFACFLVPYISVFHFDKNLHDVIQIADYIIIKHNIHKKSTELLKKLLLYIILYECLTAFIYYSSCFLSVIFFYEEEKVKNHNYYFVYAPKLDQYGSPQLFVIYNTIAALCSLSIGVSYPMISFMLIFCTVIFQNGMQQIIIDLNSLDSNNVMTVETYNIVEPKFKSAIMKCIRDFQVACKMIECFKGFYEKLAAIMLPTVLLFEITHAFIFLLPGISTAVRLQEIFIFFPTIQPVFLLCWTGEILEESVQKLSFAVYSTPWYWSTSLRKDVYIFLCQTQRPMTVTALGAYPLRLATFLRFMNVIQSSVNVLRAIISK, encoded by the exons atgaacGTGGTGAACGAtcttgtaaaaattatgaatcaaaTTCGCGGCAAAGAGAATATCTTCGGGTACAAGTCGACCATAGCAAATCAATTCTATTTGGCCTACTGCTTCATGGGAGGAATCTACGTTAGCAAGAAATTTCACCGACATACCAAACTTGTTTGGTTTTCATGGACGCTTTCTATGGTTTTACTGTgtctttttcaatttgtatCCTATTTTTTGTACGGTGATAAGAAAGATATTGCGGCTCTGTTGTACGCTGTATTTGTATTCGTTGTCACTTTTTTCGCATGTTTTTTAGTACCTTATATCTCGGTgtttcattttgacaaaaacttaCACGATGTGATCCAAATAGCcgattatattattattaaacATAATATTCACAAAAAGAGCAcggaattattaaaaaaactgCTTCTGTATATTATTCTGTACGAGTGTTTAACTGCTTTCATATATTATTCGAGTTGTTTTCTGagtgtaatatttttttatgaagaagAAAAGGTTAAAAACCACAACTATTACTTTGTCTACGCACCAAAACTTGACCAATACGGATCTCCTCAACTTTTCGTAATTTATAATACCATCGCAGCTTTATGTTCTTTATCGATAGGTGTGAGTTATCCCATGATTTCATTTATGCTTATATTTTGCACAGTTATATTTCAAAATGGAATGCAACAAATTATAATTGACCTGAACTCACTGGATTCAAATAATGTTATGACCGTCGAAACTTATAATATCGTTGAGCCAAAATTCAAAAGCGCTATTATGAAATGTATACGCGATTTTCAAGTTGCTTGCAA AATGATCGAATGTTTCAAAGGCTTTTATGAGAAATTGGCTGCAATTATGTTACCAACTGTGCTTTTATTTGAGATCACACATGCCTTTATCTTTCTATTG ccgGGTATCTCAACAGCAGTCAGACTACaggaaatatttatattttttccaactatCCAACCGGTATTCCTGTTATGTTGGACAGGAGAAATTCTGGAAGAATCA gtacAGAAGTTATCTTTTGCTGTATACTCTACTCCATGGTATTGGTCGACATCGCTCCGCAAAGATGTTTATATATTTCTGTGCCAAACTCAAAGACCAATGACTGTAACAGCGCTAGGGGCATATCCACTTCGCTTGGCAACGTTTTTACGTTTTATGAATGTGATACAGTCGTCAGTCAACGTTTTACGAGCGATTATTTCGAAATGA